Proteins from a single region of Apium graveolens cultivar Ventura chromosome 7, ASM990537v1, whole genome shotgun sequence:
- the LOC141673780 gene encoding zinc finger BED domain-containing protein RICESLEEPER 2-like, producing the protein MLYATLQFKDVFPRFALWDRAFNEYVQSEEDWEKVSHVCSLLHIFEGATKIVSGSQYPTSNLFLSKLKRVKELIDKKVGDSNLYMRDMANAMKENFDKYWGESNLMMSIGVVIDSRFKLKLLSYCFPVIYPLEGQSEQKLANLNAVLHDLYQEYVAEDSKIKGLTPDSSQISSSDKYNCSDDKEIPAGMSEYAAFIRESGAALEPVKSELDDYLSEGIFILDESSAK; encoded by the coding sequence ATGTTGTATGCTACCCTTCAGTTTAAAGATGTGTTTCCTAGGTTTGCACTTTGGGATAGAGCTTTTAATGAATATGTTCAGAGTGAAGAAGATTGGGAAAAAGTTAGTCATGTTTGCTCATTATTACACATATTTGAAGGTGCCACTAAAATAGTTTCAGGAAGCCAATACCCAACTTCGAACTTATTTCTTTCGAAACTCAAAAGGGTGAAAGAATTGATAGATAAAAAGGTGGGGGACTCAAATTTGTATATGAGGGATATGGCTAATGCAATGAAGGAAAATTTTGATAAATATTGGGGCGAGAGTAACTTGATGATGTCTATAGGGGTTGTGATAGATTCGAGATTTAAATTAAAGCTTCTTAGTTATTGTTTCCCGGTTATTTATCCCCTAGAAGGTCAAAGTGAACAAAAATTGGCAAATTTGAATGCTGTCTTACATGATTTGTATCAAGAGTATGTTGCCGAAGATTCTAAAATAAAAGGGTTGACACCAGATTCTAGTCAGATTTCTTCCTCTGATAAATATAATTGTTCTGATGATAAAGAAATTCCAGCTGGTATGAGTGAGTATGCGGCTTTTATTCGTGAAAGTGGGGCTGCTCTTGAACCTGTCAAATCTGAATTAGATGATTACTTATCAGAGGGCATTTTTATTCTTGATGAGTCCTCAGCAAAATAG